CAAACCCGGCTATTCTTGCAACGCAGGAATTCATGGAAGACAAAATCTACCACAGAAAGAACAACGATAACGATCTGTTTAGATAAGATCGTATCCGACTATAATTTTATGAAAAGCGACAGTTATTTAACTGTCGTTTTTTGTTACTTTGAGGAAGAGTAGTGAGTGGGACTGACTTTATGAATGTAAGGATGACAAATAAATGCCGTCAACTTTCATATTACTCACTACCGACTACTCACTATTCACTATCACCCCATGCTTAAAGGAAAAAAAATACTCGTTGGCATTACAGGCAGTATCGCTGCATATAAAACCATAACACTGGTGCGTTTGCTTATCAAGGCAGGTGCAGAAGTCAAAGTGGTGATGACGAATGCCGCTAAAGAATTTGCTTCACCGGTTGTGCTCTCAACCCTATCCAAAAATAAAGTCACTTATGATCTTGTAGAAGGCGACGATTGGTCTAACCATGTCATGCTCGGACGCTGGGCAGATGTATTCGTCATTGCTCCACTTAGCTGCAATACCATGGCTAAAATGGCAAATGGATTATGTGATAATGTTTTATTAGCGGTGTATTTATCTGCTACTTGTCCGGTTGTGATCGCTCCTGCCATGGATGAAGACATGTGGCATCACCCATCTACACAACGAAACTTAGAACAATTAGTAAAAGATGGGAATCATTTGATCAAAGTTGGGAATGGAGAATTAGCAAGTGGTTTGTTTGGCGAAGGAAGAATGGCAGAGCCTGAAGAAATTTGCCAATACCTCATCGAACATTTTTTTCGCTCAAGTGAGTTGAAAGGAAAAAAAGCAATTGTAACTGCCGGGCCCACTTATGAAGCCATTGATCCGGTTCGTTTTATTGGTAACCACTCTTCCGGGAAAATGGGTTTTGCCATTGCAGAAGAACTGTATTTGCGTGGTGCAGATGTGGTATTGATCACTGGACCTACTCATCAAAAGACAAATTATAATGGCATACAGGTAAGAGCTGTTGTTTCCGGCGATCAGATGTATGATATCGCTACCCGCGAATTCAATGATGCGGATATTGCAGTTATGTCTGCCGCAGTGGCTGATTATAAACCGATCAGCGCTGCAACCGATAAGATCAAAAAGAAACTAGATGAATGGGAGATTACATTGATCAAGAACAAAGACATTTTATTACAATTAGGAAAAGATAAAAAGAAAGGACAGTTTTTGGTAGGCTTTGCATTGGAGACAAATAATGAAAAGGAAAATGCACTGATCAAGCTTCAATCGAAAAATGCAGATGCGATCGTTCTGAATTCTTTAAATGATAAGGATGCTGGATTTAGTATCGATACCAATGCCGTAACTATTTTTCATAGCAATGGAGCAGAAGTAACGACCGGTGTGAAATCTAAAAAGGAAGTAGCGACAGATATAGTTTCATTCATCATAAAACATTTGCATGCTTAAAAATTGGATGATAGCGGTCTTGTTTTCCTGTATTGGTCTGGGTGTTAAAGCACAGGAGTTACAGGCGAGGGTTACGGTGTTATCAAACAGGGTAACAACAAATATCGATCGTAAAATATTCACAACACTTCAAAATCAATTGACCAATCTGCTGAATAATCGCAAGTGGACAAATGATGCCTATAAACAAAATGAAAAGATAGAATGTAGTTTTATCCTGAATATTGAAAGTGTGGTAGAGCCTAACATTTATAAAGCGGCTTTGAACATTCAGGCGGCTCGTCCGGTGTATCATTCTTCTTATCAGGCTGCATTGGTAAATTTTCAGGACCCTGACGTAACATTCAAGTATCTCGAATTTCAGCCCGTAGAATTCAATGAGAATCGTGTTCAGGGTACAGATGCAACAGTGGCTAATTTAACGGCTGTCTTTGCTTTTTATGTATATACAATACTAGGGTTGGATTATGATTCATTTGCTCCTAAAGCCGGTGATCCTTATTTCAGGAAAGCACAAAATATTGTAGTGAATTCACCGGAAGGAAGAGGCATTTCAGGATGGAGAATCTTTGATGGATTGCGTAATCGTTATTGGTTGAATGAAAACCTGATCAATACCCGCTATAACAGGATACACGATGTGATCTATAGTTATTACAGAAATGGACTAGATAATTTGTACGATAAAGAAGCAGAAGCCAGAGCCGGAATTTTAGATGCGTTGGTTCAATTACAGGCTTTCGGAAAAGAGAATCCCAATACCATGATCCAGCAGTTTTTCATGCAGGGAAAATACCAGGAGTTGGTAGGGATCTTCAAGAAAGCGCCGCCTGCAGAAAAGGCAAAAGCAGCGGAGTTACTGAGTGAGTTGGATGTGATCAATGCAGCAAAATATAAAGAGGAATTGAGATGATGAAGAAATTATTGCTTTGTTATTTTATTGGTATGATAGCAGCTTGTTCGAATGATACAGATGCTCATATCATTCCAAAAGATA
Above is a genomic segment from Sediminibacterium sp. KACHI17 containing:
- the coaBC gene encoding bifunctional phosphopantothenoylcysteine decarboxylase/phosphopantothenate--cysteine ligase CoaBC, with the translated sequence MLKGKKILVGITGSIAAYKTITLVRLLIKAGAEVKVVMTNAAKEFASPVVLSTLSKNKVTYDLVEGDDWSNHVMLGRWADVFVIAPLSCNTMAKMANGLCDNVLLAVYLSATCPVVIAPAMDEDMWHHPSTQRNLEQLVKDGNHLIKVGNGELASGLFGEGRMAEPEEICQYLIEHFFRSSELKGKKAIVTAGPTYEAIDPVRFIGNHSSGKMGFAIAEELYLRGADVVLITGPTHQKTNYNGIQVRAVVSGDQMYDIATREFNDADIAVMSAAVADYKPISAATDKIKKKLDEWEITLIKNKDILLQLGKDKKKGQFLVGFALETNNEKENALIKLQSKNADAIVLNSLNDKDAGFSIDTNAVTIFHSNGAEVTTGVKSKKEVATDIVSFIIKHLHA
- a CDS encoding DUF4835 family protein — protein: MLKNWMIAVLFSCIGLGVKAQELQARVTVLSNRVTTNIDRKIFTTLQNQLTNLLNNRKWTNDAYKQNEKIECSFILNIESVVEPNIYKAALNIQAARPVYHSSYQAALVNFQDPDVTFKYLEFQPVEFNENRVQGTDATVANLTAVFAFYVYTILGLDYDSFAPKAGDPYFRKAQNIVVNSPEGRGISGWRIFDGLRNRYWLNENLINTRYNRIHDVIYSYYRNGLDNLYDKEAEARAGILDALVQLQAFGKENPNTMIQQFFMQGKYQELVGIFKKAPPAEKAKAAELLSELDVINAAKYKEELR